In Comamonas koreensis, the genomic stretch GGGCATGCGAACATTGAACACCGATTCAAACCGGTGGCGCACCGCGCGCCACCACCGCTTTTGCCGAAAAATGTGAGCAGCCGGTCTGCACTGCTCCCACATGGATGTCTATGAATCTTACGCAGAGTCTCTTTGTCATTGCCTTGCTGATCAGCTTGAGCGCCTTTTTCTCCATGGCGGAGATATCGCTGGCCGCCTCGCGCCGCCTGCGATTGCGGCAGATGGTCGATGACGGAGACCCGCGTGCAGAGCGTGTGATGAAGGTCCAGGAGCAGCCCGGTGAGTACTTCACCGTCGTGCAGGTGGGCCAGAATGCGGTGGCCATTCTCGGCGGTATCGTTGGCGAAGGGGCGCTCAGTCCCTTTGTCTCAGGCATCGCCAGCCGCTGGCTGGAGCCGGCCACCGCGCAGACCATCGGTTTTCTGTTCTCGTTCACCGTGGTCACTTCGCTGTTCATTTTGCTCGCCGATCTGCTGCCCAAGCGCTTGTCGATGGCTGAGCCAGAGGCGCTGGCGCTGCGCGTCTCGCGCCCCATGCAGTGGTGCATGACCCTTTTCAAACCCGTGGTCTGGTTCTACAGCAAGGCGGCCGATGGCCTGTTTCGCCTGCTGGGCCTGTCGACGATCCGCGATGAAAAAATCACCTATGAAGACATTTTGGCGATGACCGAGGCCGGCGCCAAGGCCGGTGTGCTGGCCGCGCAGGAGCAGCAGGTGATCGCCAATCTGTTCGAACTCGATACGCGCACCGTCGGCTCGGCGATGACCCAGCGCGACCGCATCGCCTTCTTCTACCAGGACGACAGCGACGACATCATCCGCGCCCGCATTGCCGAGGAACCCTTTTCGACCTACCCGGTCTGCGCCGGGGACATCGACCATGTGGTCGGCTATGTCGATGCCAAGGACCTGTTCCAGCGCGCGCTCAACAACCTGCCGATGAAGCTGCGGGACGAAGGCCTGGTCAAAAAGGCCCTGGTCATCCCCGACCGGCTGACCTTGGCCGAAGTACTGCAGCAGTTCCGCCAGGCGCATGAGGACTTTGCCATCATCGTCAATGAGTACAGCCTGGTGGTCGGCGTGGTCACGCTCAACGATGTGATGAGCACCGTCATGGGCGACCTGATGGGCCCGGTCGATGAGGAGCTGATCGTGCGCCGCGACGAGACCTCGTGGCTGATCGACGGCATCACCCCGATCGAGGATGTGGAGCGAACCTTGCTGCTGGACGACCTGCCGCATTCCGACGAGTACGAGACCCTGGGCGGCTTCTTGATGGTGATGCTGCGCCGCATCCCGCGCCGCACCGACAAGGTGGTCTGGGGCAAGTACCAGTTCGAGGTGATGGACGTGGACAGCTACCGCATCGACCAGGTGCTGGTCACCATCGTGGACCCCAACAAGGTGCCCGATTCACCGCTGCCGCCGGCCACTGGCAGCCTGGTCGCCTGACACCTACCAAGCCTTTAGCCCGATGAAAAAGCCACCGCATGCGGTGGCTATCTTTGTGCGGCAGCGCTGGCAGGCGCCGCGGACCTTCGTCTTCAGGCTTCGACCTTGTTCTCGAACAGCCACTGGCGCTGCGCGCCGTAGACCAGGTTGGGGTAGGTGTCCTTGCCACGGCTGCCGTTGTAGCGGCCCAGCGCCATGAACAAATCGCCCTTCTCGCGGTCCAGGTAGTGGCGCAAAATCACGCAGCCAAAGCGCAGATTGGTCTGCATATGGAACAGCTTGGCCGGGTCGCCATCGCCGATCACCCGGGTCCAGAACGGCATCACCTGCATGTAACCGCGAGCCCCGACATTGGACATCGCGAACTTGCGAAATCCGCTCTCGACCTGGATCAGGCCCAGCACCAGCGATTCATCGAGGCGCGCACGCCGGGCCTCGTACCAGACGGTCTGCAGAAAATCGCGGCGCACTTCCCAGTCCGGTTTGCGCCGGCGCAGGCGGTCGCTCATCGCGCCCAACCAGCGCAGGTAGACGATCTTGGCCTCGGTCGAGACAAACACCGGCTCCGGTGGCGCGGCGCTGCCGATCGCTGCCGTGAGTGCCGAGCGCACCGAGTCGATCAGGGGCTCTTCCAACTGGCCACCGGCCAGCGCAGCCTGCGGCGCAGCCAGCCAGGCGCCTGGCCCGGCCAGCAACGATGCCATGGCCGCGCGGCGTGATACGCCCGCAGGTAAAGCAATGCGTGAGCCTGACATCCTCGATCGATCCCTCTGTGACTGTATTTGTGCTGTGCCTGCGGCAGGGGCTGCGCGTGCAGCCCATGGCCCGCATCAGGCCAGGCGGCTGGTGAGGAAGCTGAACACCTCGTCCACAGGCACCTTGGTGGCGGCGGTCTCGCGGCGCTGCTGGTACTCGACCATGCCTTCTTGCAGGCCCCGGTCGCCCAGCACCACGCGGTGCGGCACGCCAATCAGCTCCCAATCGGCCAGCATCGCGCCCGGGCGCTCGCCGCGGTCGTCCAGTATCACATCGACGCCAGCAGCCAACAAGTCCGCGTGTAGCTTTTCAGCCGCAGTCTTGACTGCTTCGCTGCGGTCCATGCCGATGGGGCAGATCACCACGGTGAAGGGGGCAATCGCGTCCGGCCAAATGATGCCGCGCTCGTCGTGGTTCTGCTCCACGGCGGCTGCTGGCAAGCGGGTCACGCCAATGCCGTAGCAGCCCATTTCGAACTCGCTGGGCTTGCCATTTTCGGCCAGGAAGGTGGCCTTCATCGCCTTGGAGTACTTGGTGCCCAGGTAGAACACATGGCCGATCTCGATACCACGCTCGATGGCCAGCTCGCCCTGGCCGTCTGGCGACAGGTCGCCCGCCACCACATTGCGCAGATCGGCGACCACGGCCGGCTCGGGCAGGTCACGGCCCCAGTTCACACCGGTCAGGTGGTAGTCGGCCTCGTTGGCGCCGCAGACCCAGTCGGCCATCACGGCGACATCGCGGTCCACCACGAGCTTGACGGGCTTTTGCAGGCCGATCGGGCCCAGGTAGCCCGGCTGGCAGCCAAAGTGCTCCTCGATCTCACTCACTGTCGCAAAACGGAAGTTGGCCAAGCCCTCGACCTTGCCGACCTTGATCTCGTTCATGTCATGGTCGCCGCGCAGCAGCAGCAGCCAGACCTGCGAGCCCAGGATGTCGCCCTTGTCATTGGTCTCGTCGGTGGCCAGCACCAGCGATTTGACGGTGTTGGCCAGCGGCAGGTTCAGCAGCTGGGCCACATCGGCGCAGGTGCTCTTGCCAGGCGTAGCCGTCTTGGTCATGGCCTGCACGGCAGCCGCACGGGGCTGGGTGGGCGCCAGGCTTTCAGCCTTTTCGATATTGGCGGCGTAGTCGCTGTTGGGGCAGTAGACAATCGCGTCCTCGCCGGTCGCGGCAATCACCTGGAACTCTTCGCTCAGGTCGCCGCCGATGGCGCCACTGTCCGCACGCACGGCGCGGTACTGCAGGCCAAAACGGTCAAAGATGCGCTTGTAGGCAGCGCGCATGGTCTGGTAGCTGATCTGGGCGGCGTCGCGGTCCTTGTCGAAGGAATAGGCGTCCTTCATGATGAACTCGCGGCCCCGCATCAGGCCAAAGCGGGGACGGCGCTCGTCGCGGAACTTGGTCTGAATCTGGTAGAGGTTCTTGGGCAGCTGCTTGTAGCTCTTGAACTCCTGGCGCGCGATGTCGGTCACCACCTCCTCGCTGGTAGGCTGGATGACAAAGTCACGCGCGTGGCGGTCCTGGATGCGCAGCAGCTCGGCGCCCATCTTGTCAAAGCGGCCAGTCTCCTGCCACAGCTCGGCGGGCTGCACCACGGGCATGGTCACCTCGATGGCGCCGGCGCGGTTCATCTCTTCGCGCACGATGGCCTCGACCTTGCGGATCACGCGCAGACCCATCGGCATGTAGTTGTAGATGCCGGCGCCAAGCTTCTTGATCATGCCGGCGCGCGTCATCAGCTGGTGGCTGGCGATTTCAGCGTCCGCAGGCGCTTCTTTCAGGGTCGAGATGAGAAATTGCGAAGCTTTCATAGTCTATGACAATGGACCTAGTAGTTGCCCCCTTGAAGATGGCTTCAAGGCGCAGGCATAATGGACACAGTTTAAAAAATTGGGGTTAGATTATGCTGGACCGAGATGGCTTTAGGCCAAACGTCGGCATCATCCTGCTCAACCAGCGCAATCAGGTGTTTTGGGGCAAGCGCATCCGCACCCATAGCTGGCAGTTTCCGCAGGGTGGTATTGACCGTGGAGAAACCCCCGAGCAGGCGATGTTTCGAGAGCTGCATGAGGAAGTGGGCTTGCGACCGGAGCATGTACGTATTGTGGCTAGAACGCGGGATTGGCTACGGTACGAGGTGCCCGAACGCTTCATCCGCCGCGATGCCAGGGGCTATTATCGCGGACAAAAGCAGATTTGGTTTTTGCTCCAGTTAACAGGCCACGACTGGGACCTGAATCTGCGCGCCACCAACCACCCGGAGTTTGATGCATGGCGCTGGAATGACTACTGGGTGCCGCTCGATGTGGTGGTGGAATTCAAGCGCGGCGTCTACGAAATGGCCTTGACCGAGCTGTCGCGTTTTGTGCCACGCAACGATCCGCGTAACCGCTATTTGCGCAGTAATGCGCGTGCGCGCGATGGTGAGCCGCATGAGCCAGACCCGGCGCTGACCGAGACCTTGCAGGTGTCGGTGACGACCACCACGGTGGTGAGCTACCACTCTCCGCTGCGCATGATGCAGGAGATGGAGCTGCCGCCCGGCGCCAGCTTTGACCCGGACCCGGGCAATGCCGGGCGTGACCCGCAGCAAAACGGCTGACAATGGCTGACGGCTGACCGGTGGCTACATGCAAAAAGCGTCCCGAGGGACGCTTTTTTGTGCTTGCACGGCGCTCGTGTGATCCGCCGCCGCAGGCCCTGTCGGGCCAAACAGGCCAAACGGGCTTAGCGGGCCCCGATCAATGCCCCGTCAATACCATGTTGTCACGGTGCAGCATCTCGGGCTCACCGGTGTAGCCCAGCAGTTGCTCAAATTCTGACGATGGCTTGCGGCACAGGCGCCGCGCCTCGGCGCTGCTGTAGTTGGCCAGGCCGCGTGCCAGCTCCACGCCTTGCGGGTCGCGCACGCCAATCACCTCGCCGCGCGAGAACTCACCATGCACGCTCACCATGCCGATGGGCAGCAAGCTCTTGCCGTCGCTGCGCAGCTTCAGGGCAGCGCCTTCGTCCACCGTCACATAGCCATGCATCTGCAGGTGGTCCATCATCCACTGCTTGCGCGCCTGGTTCTTGTGGGTATCGGCGACCAGCAAGGTGCCGATGGCCTCACCTGCGGCCAGGCGCAGCAGCACATTCTGCTCGCGCCCCCAGGCAATCACCGTGGATGCGCCCGAGCCAGCCGCGCGCTTGGCGGCCAGGATCTTGGTGAGCATGCCGCCCTTGCCAATACCGGAGCCGGCACCACCGGCCATCGCTTCGAGCTTCAGGTCACCCGCTTGCGCCTCGTGCACAAATTGGGCGTCCGGGTTCTTGCGGGGATCGGCGGTGTAGAGGCCCTTCTGGTCCGTCAGAATCACCAGCGCGTCGGCCTCGACCAGGTTGGCCACCAGCGCACCCAGGGTGTCGTTGTCGCCAAACTTGATTTCGTCGTTGACCACCGTGTCGTTTTCGTTGATGACCGGCACCACCCCCAGCTGCAGCAAGGTCAGCAAGGTGACGCGGGCATTGAGGTAGCGCTCGCGGTCGGCCAGGTCGGCATGGGTCAGCAGCACCTGGGCGCTGCCCAGGTTTTGCTCGCGCAGCTTGGTCTCGTACATCTGCACCAGGCCCATCTGGCCGACAGCCGCTGCCGCCTGCAGCTCATGGATCTCCTTGGGACGCTGCTGCCAGCCCAGGCGCTTCATGCCCTCGGCCACCGCGCCGCTGGAGACCATGATCACCTCGCGCTTGGCCCCGCCCTCGCCATGCACCAGCGCGGCGAGCTGGCGGCTCCATTCGGTGATGGCGCCTTCATCGAGGCCCTTGCCTTCGTTGGTGACCAGACTGGAGCCGACTTTGACGACGATGCGACGTGCGTCGCGCAGAACATTCGATGCCATTTTTGCTTTTTCCGGCATTGCGCCCGCCTGGCAAGCGCAAGCAGCTATCCAACAATGAGAAATCTAGGGTGCAAGGGTTGCCACTCAGTCCGGCGACGAAAAACGCGGGTCGTCCGAGAAGTCGGGCGCATCCTGCTCGGCGCCTGCCGCAAAGCGCGGATCGACCTCTTGGGGCTCCTGCTCGGCCTTTTGCATCTTGTGCACGAACTGGAAGATCTCCTTGATCAGCGGCTCGCAGCCCTCGCGGGTCAGCGCCGAGATCTCGTAGACCGGGCCCTTCCACTTGTAGCGCTTGACAAAATCCTTGACCTTGGCGACCCGCTCGTCGCCGGGCACCATGTCCAGCTTGTTGAGCACCAGCCAGCGCGGCTTGTTGTAGAGCTCCTCGTCGTACTTCTTGAGCTCGCCGACAATCGCCTTGGCCTGCGCGACAGGGTCCACGCCCTCGTCAAACGGTGCCAGATCCACAATATGCAGCAGCAAGCGCGTGCGCTGCAGGTGGCGCAGGAACTGGTGGCCCAGGCCGGCACCGTCCGAGGCGCCTTCGATGAGGCCAGGAATGTCGGCCACCACAAAGCTCTTTTCCGGCCCCACGCGCACCACGCCCAGGTTCGGGTGCAAGGTGGTGAAGGGGTAGTCGGCAATCTTGGGGCGGGCGTTGGAGACCGCCGAGATAAAGGTCGACTTGCCGGCATTGGGCATGCCCAGCAGGCCCACATCGGCCAGCACCTTGAGCTCCAGCTTCAGGTTGCGGCGCTCGCCTTTCCAGCCCGGGGTCTTCTGGCGCGGCGCACGGTTGATTGCGCTCTTGAAACGCAGGTTGCCAAAACCGCCGTCACCGCCCTTGGCGATGGTGATGACCTCGCCCGGGTTGAGCAGCTCAAACAGCACTTCGCCCGTTTGCGCATCGGTGATGATCGTGCCCACCGGCATGTGCAAGGTGATGTCCTTGCCCGCGCTGCCGAACATGTCCGATCCCTTGCCGTGCTCACCGCGCTCGGCCTCGTGGCGGCGCGAGTAGCGGTAATCGATCAGGGTGTTGAGGTTGACATCGGCCAGCGCGTACACATGGCCGCCGCGGCCGCCGTCGCCGCCATCGGGGCCACCGAATTCCTTGTACTTTTCATGGCGGAACGACACACAGCCATTGCCACCATCGCCAGCTGCAATGTCAATAAACGCTTCATCTACGAATTTCATGGTCGTTATCCACCCGCCCTGGTACAGGAATTACGGGAATTGTTCTGCTGCATACCGATACATGCAGCCTTGCCAAAACCGCTATTGTCGCACCGAGGCGCCAGGCGGTCCGGCCCAAAAACACCAAAGCCCCGACTGCGCGGGGCTTTGGACAAGGCCAATGAAGGCCTTCAAGACACTTGTCTTGTCTTAAGCAGCCTTGGTGATGCTCACCGTGTGCTTGGACAAAGCGCCCTTGGTTTCGAACGACACGTGGCCGTCCACCAGAGCAAACAAGGTGTGGTCCTTGCCCACGCCGACATTGGTGCCGGGGTGGAACTTGGTGCCGCGTTGACGCACGATGATCGAACCGGCGCTGATCAATTGACCACCGAAAGCTTTCACACCCAGCATCTTTGGCTTGGAATCACGTCCGTTGCGCGTAGAGCCGCCGCCTTTTTTCTGTGCCATGAGATATAGCTCCTGTTAAGCTGCAATCGCACCGATTTGCAGCTCAGTGAACTGCTGGCGATGGCCTTGGCGCTTTTGATAGTGCTTACGACGACGCATCTTGAAAATGCGCACCTTGTCGTGCTTGCCGTGGGCTACTACCGTAACCGTCACAGTTGCTCCGGACACCAAGGGCGTACCAACCTTCAACTCTGCGCCGTCGCCGACTGCCAGAACCTGGTCGATCACGATTTCTTGGCCTACGTCCGCAGCGATCTGTTCTACCTTGATTTTTTCGCCGGAAGCAACACGATACTGTTTGCCACCGGTTTTTATGACCGCGTACATAAGAACCTCTAAAAAGGGGATAGCTTGCAAAGAAATTTCGCAAGAGCCGAAGATTGTAGCACGGGGTCTGAAAAGACGCAAACCCTGCACGCTTTTGCACCACAACCGGGCCAGAAAGCGCATCCGCGAGACGGACAACCGGGCATGTCTGCAAGTGGCGCTGCTCTCGTTTCTATAATGCGATATCCATAAAATGCCGAGATAGCCGCCTTGTCCGAGTCCAACACTCCCAACCCGTCCAACCCCTTGAGCCTCGTCGCCGGTGATATGCGGCAGGTGGATGCCGTGATTGCCAGGCGCCTGAGCTCCTCCGTTCCACTGATCGGCGAGGTATCGCACTACATCATCTCGGCGGGCGGCAAGCGCCTGCGCCCGGCACTGCTGCTGCTGGTGGCCGGCGCGCTGGAGTACCGGGGCGAGCAGCATTTCAACCTGGCGGCGGTGGTCGAGTTCATCCACACCGCCACCTTGCTGCACGACGATGTGGTGGACGAGTCCACGATGCGGCGCGGCAAACCTACCGCCAACGAGAGCTTTGGCAATGCCGCCAGTGTGCTCGTCGGTGATTTTCTGCACTCACGCGCCTTCCAGATGATGGTTGATGCCGACAGCATGCGAGTCATGCAGATCCTGTCGGAGGCGACCAACATCATTGCCGAGGGCGAGGTGCAGCAGCTGATCAACACCCACAATGTCGATCTCGACGAGGCTGGCTACCTCTCGGTCATCCGCTCCAAAACCGCCAAGCTGTTTGAAGCCAGCGCCCGCCTTGCTGCCGTGCTGACGGACGCACCCGCAGCGCTGGAGGAGGCCTGCGCCAACTATGGCCGCTCGCTGGGCACGGCCTTCCAGGTGATTGACGACGCACTGGACTATGACGGCGACACTACCGTAATGGGCAAGAATATTGGCGATGATTTGCGCGAAGGCAAGGTCACCCTGCCCCTGATCATTGCCATGCAGCGCGCCAGCGCCGATGATAGGCAGATGATTGTCAGCGCGATTGAGCAGGGCTCCACCCCGCATATGGCCCATATCGTGCAGGTCGTCAAGGACACCGGCTCGCTGCAAGCCACGCGGGCAGCGGCTGCGCTGCAGGCCCAGGAGGCCATCGACTGTCTGGCTTTATTGCCCAGCAATGCCTACACCCAGGCACTGACCACACTGGCCTCGCAGTTGCTGGACCGCCGAGAGTAAGCACCAAGGCGAGTGCACATGGGCCAAGGGTACCGTGCAGACTGTCGCAGATCCACTGCAGTGGCGCGGCCTGCAGGGTGCATTTCTTTGTTAAATCTCCGAACAACTGCTACAGTTTGCCGGATTACGCAGCGAGGCTATCGACGATAGGCGTCTTCCCTTTACATGCCTGACATCAACACCCCCCCCAAAGCCGTCGCCCTCCCCGGCATTGCCAGAGCGCTGGTAGCCAGTGGAAAGCTTCCTGTTGCCAAGGCGGAGGCCTTGTACGCCACCAGTCTCAAAAGCAAGAACAGCTTCATTGGAGAGCTGGTGGCCAGTGGTGCCGTCTCCGGCAGCGATGTAGCCAGCATCATCTCGACGGTCTATGGCGCGCCGCTGGTCGACCTCGATGCTATCGATTTGACCCGGCTGGCAACAGGTTTGCTTGATCCCAAACTGGCGCTCAGCAACAAGATCATTCCCCTGGCCAAACGCGGCAACCGGCTGATCGTCGTTACCGCCGACCCGACCGACCACTCGGTGGCCGAGCAGATCAAGTTCTCCACCCAGCTGAGCGTGGACTGGGTGATTGCAGAACATTCCAAGCTGGTCAAGGCGCTGGAGTCTGTTGCGAAAAAGGGCGGCGACAACATCCAGGACATGATCACCGGCGATGTCAACCTCAATGAATTCGAGATTGATGATGAGTCGGTGAACACCGACACCGCGAGCAATGACGGAGATGAGGTCGAAGATGCGCCCATCGTCAAGTTTTTGCAGAAGATGCTGATTGACGCATTCAATATGCGTGCATCGGACTTGCATTTCGAACCCTATGAGCACCAGTACCGCATCCGCTTTCGCATCGATGGAGAGCTGCGCGAAATCGCTTCGCCGCCCCCGGGCATCAAGGACAAGCTGGCATCGCGGATCAAGGTGATCTCGCGCCTGGATATCTCGGAAAAGCGCGTGCCGCAGGACGGCCGCATGAAGCTCAAGATCGGCGCGGATCGGGTGATCGATTTCCGGGTCAGCACCTTGCCCACCTTGTTTGGCGAAAAGATCGTGATCCGTATTCTCGATCCGAGCAGCGCCAAGCTGGGCATTGATGCACTGGGCTATGAGCCCGAAGAGAAGGAGCGCCTGCTCAGCGCCATCAAGCGCCCGTACGGCATGATTCTGGTCACGGGGCCCACGGGTTCGGGCAAGACCGTGTCGCTCTACACCTGCCTGAATATTCTCAATACGCCAGCGGTCAATATAGCGACTGCCGAAGACCCGTCGGAAATCAACCTGCCCGGGGTCAACCAGGTCAATGTCAATGAAAAGGCCGGTCTGACCTTTGCGACCGCGCTCAAGTCCTTTCTGCGCCAGGATCCCGACATCATCATGGTCGGTGAAATCCGTGACCTGGAGACGGCCGACATCGCCATCAAGGCGGCGCAGACCGGTCACTTGGTGCTGTCGACCCTGCACACCAACGACGCCCCCACCACCTTGACGCGTATGCGCAATATGGGGATCGCGCCCTTCAATATCGCGTCGAGCGTGATCTTGATCACCGCGCAGCGCCTGGCACGCAAGCTCTGCCCGATCTGCAAGCGCCCCACCGAAATCCCCCATGAAGCGCTGCTGGAAGCGGGCTTCAAGGAAGAGGACCTGGATGGCACCTGGATGCCCTACGAGCCCGTTGGCTGCGACGCCTGCAACAATGGCTACAAGGGCCGCCTGGGCATCTACCAAGTGATGCCCATCTCCGAAGAAACACAGCGCATCATCTTGCGCGATGGCAGCGCACTGGAAATCGCCGAGCAAGCCGACATAGAAAATGTCCGCTCCTTGCGCACGTCAGGCCTGCACAAAGTCAAAAAGGGACTGACCTCACTCGAAGAGGTCTTAGCCGTCACCAACGAATAAAGCAATGAGGGCAGGGATAAATGGCAACCACAGTCAACAAGAAAACATCGAACGAAGCCGTTTATGAGTGGGAAGGCAAGGACCGCAACGGCAAGATCGTGCGCGGCGAGTCCCGCGCGGGTGGAGAAAACCAGGTCATCGCGTCGCTGCGCCGGCAGGGCATTTTGCCGTCCAAGATCAAAAAGCGCCGCATGCGCTCGGGCAAGCGCATCAAGCCCAAGGACATCGCCTTGTTCACGCGCCAGCTGGCCACGATGATGAAGGCCGGTGTGCCTTTGCTGCAGGCTTTTGACATTGTCGGCCGGGGCAGCACCAACCCCAGCGTGACCAAGCTGCTCAACGATGTACGCAGCGATGTGGAGTCGGGCTCGTCACTGAGCACCGCCTTTCGCCGCCATCCGATGTACTTCAATGCGCTGTATTGCAACCTCGTCGAGGCCGGTGAGGCAGCCGGTATTTTGGAAGGCCTGCTCGACCGCTTGGCCACCTACATGGAAAAGACCGAGGCCATCAAGAGCAAGATCCGCTCGGCCCTGATGTACCCGACTTCGGTGATCATCGTCGCCTTTGTCGTGGTGGCCATCATCATGATCTTTGTGATTCCGGCGTTCAAAGAGGTGTTTACGTCGTTTGGCGCCGACCTGCCCGGCCCCACCTTGATCGTGATGGCCATCAGTGATTTCTTTGTCAGTTACTGGTACCTGATCTTTTTTGGCATTGGCGGCAGCATCTACTTCTTTTTGCAGGCCTGGAAGCGCAGCGAGAAAATGCAGCGCACCATGGACCGCTGGCTGCTGAAGGTGCCGATCTTTGGCCCCTTGATTGAAAAATCCTGCGTGGCACGCTGGACGCGCACCTTGTCGACCATGTTTGCAGCTGGTGTTCCCCTGGTCGAAGCGCTGGACTCGGTGGGTGGCGCCTCCGGCAATGCCGTGTTTGCGGTGGCAACCGAGAAGATCCAGGCGCAGGTCTCTACCGGCACCAGCCTCACAGTCGCCATGTCGGATGCCCATGTGTTCCCCTCGATGGTGCTGCAGATGTGCGCGATCGGTGAGGAATCCGGCTCCATCGACCATATGCTGGGCAAAGCGGCAGACTTTTACGAAGCCGAGGTGGACGAGGCCGTTGCCGGCCTGTCCAGCCTGATGGAGCCCATCATCATCGTGTTTCTGGGCACGATCATCGGCGGCATTGTGGTGTCGATGTACCTGCCGATCTTCAAGCTGGGCCAGGTGGTGTAAGCATGTCAGAAGCGCAATTGAACACAGGGCTGTTTGCCCTGCTGGGCCTGCTGGTGGGCAGCTTTTTGAATGTGGTGGTGCACCGCCTGCCGCTGATGCTGGAACGCCAATGGCGGCGTGATGCCCAGGACATGCTGGCAGCTACGGACAGTACCCAAGCACCGCAGGCAGCGCCTGAGGCTGATGTCAAAACAGACCGCTTTAACCTCTGGACCCCCGCCTCACGCTGCCCCCATTGCAGCCACCAGATCCGCTGGTACGAGAACGTGCCCGTGGTCAGCTGGCTTTTTCTGAAGGGGCGCTGCAGCCAGTGCAAAGCGCGTATTTCTGCCCGCTACCCCGTCGTAGAAATCGCCAACAGCCTGCTCTGGGCCTACTGCATCCACCGCTGGGGCCTGGGCGCCACGGGCCTGGCCTGGTGCTTTTTTGCATCGGTGCTGCTGACTGCGGCGCTGATCGACTGGGACACGACCCTGCTGCCCGATGACCTGACCTTGCCGCTGCTCTGGGCAGGCTTGCTGGCCAGTGCGATGGGCTGGATCGATGTGCCGCTCAAGGACTCGCTGTTTGGTGCCGCCATTGGCTACCTGGCGCTCTGGCTCATTTACTGGGCCTTCAAGCTGCTGACCGGCAAGGAAGGCATGGGCTATGGTGATTTCAAGCTGCTGGCTGCGCTGGGCGCCTGGTTTGGCTGGCAAGCGCTGATACCTATTGCACTGTTTTCGTCGGTGGTGGGCGCGGTGATCGGCATTGCCATGAAGATCTTTTCCAACCTGCGCGAAGGCGGCTATATCCCCTTTGGCCCCTTTCTCGCAGGTGCCGGCTTCTTGGTCATGTGGTTCGGCACCGGTATCGTCGACCGCCTGCTGCAGCCCTGATATGCGGCCACGCATTGGCGTTACCGGGGGTATTGGCAGCGGCAAAAGCACCGTCGCCCAGGGCTTTGCCAAATGGGGCTGCCATGTGATCGATGCCGACCGCATTGCCCGCGAGTTGACCCTGCCGGGCGGCGCGGCTATCGTCCCGATTGCGGCGCAGATGGGTGCCCACTTTATCGATGCGGACGGTGCGCTCGACCGCGCACAGATGCGCGAAGCCGCCTTTCGCGATCCCGCCTACAAGGCACTGCTCGAAGCGATCTTGCACCCCTTGATCCGCCAACAGATTGACCAGCAGTACCAGCATGCCTGCAGCGCCACCAATTCGCCCCTGGTAATCTTCGATATCCCGCTGCTGGCCGAGTCCAGCCAGTGGAGCCCACGCCTGGACCAGGTCATCGTGGTCGATTGCCTGGAGAGCACGCAAATAGCCCGCGTGCAGCAGCGAAATCAGCTGGCCGCGTCAGCGATCGAGGCCATCATGGCCCAGCAAGCGAGCCGGCTGCAGCGCCTGCGCAAGGCCGATTG encodes the following:
- a CDS encoding prepilin peptidase, which codes for MSEAQLNTGLFALLGLLVGSFLNVVVHRLPLMLERQWRRDAQDMLAATDSTQAPQAAPEADVKTDRFNLWTPASRCPHCSHQIRWYENVPVVSWLFLKGRCSQCKARISARYPVVEIANSLLWAYCIHRWGLGATGLAWCFFASVLLTAALIDWDTTLLPDDLTLPLLWAGLLASAMGWIDVPLKDSLFGAAIGYLALWLIYWAFKLLTGKEGMGYGDFKLLAALGAWFGWQALIPIALFSSVVGAVIGIAMKIFSNLREGGYIPFGPFLAGAGFLVMWFGTGIVDRLLQP
- the coaE gene encoding dephospho-CoA kinase (Dephospho-CoA kinase (CoaE) performs the final step in coenzyme A biosynthesis.) — encoded protein: MRPRIGVTGGIGSGKSTVAQGFAKWGCHVIDADRIARELTLPGGAAIVPIAAQMGAHFIDADGALDRAQMREAAFRDPAYKALLEAILHPLIRQQIDQQYQHACSATNSPLVIFDIPLLAESSQWSPRLDQVIVVDCLESTQIARVQQRNQLAASAIEAIMAQQASRLQRLRKADWVLWNETLSLQALGEAVFDLYNELIANYRPLQPD